A genomic stretch from Ovis canadensis isolate MfBH-ARS-UI-01 breed Bighorn chromosome 5, ARS-UI_OviCan_v2, whole genome shotgun sequence includes:
- the LOC138441674 gene encoding olfactory receptor 7C1-like: MQPGNHSQLPVFILLGLSEKPEIQSVLFGLFLSLYLVTVFGNLLIILAIITDSHLHTPMYLFLSNLSLSDICFISTTIPKMLLNIQTQSKAITFAGCITQMYFFTVFRLLDNLLLTVMAYDRFVAICHPLHYTVIMNLRLCAQLLLLTRLISILGALPESLTMSWLAFCPIVEIQHYFCELPEVLKLACSDTFINNVILYLVTGVMGFFPLTGILLSYSRIVCSVLRISTTGGKCKAFSTCGSHLSVVSLFYGTCLGVYLSSTWTHDSQTGAFASVLYTVVTPMLNPFIYSLRNRDMKRALRKLLCNTLSPQ; the protein is encoded by the coding sequence ATGCAACCAGGAAACCACTCACAGCTTCCAGTATTTATCCTCCTGGGACTTTCTGAGAAGCCAGAGATTCAGTCTGTTCTCTTTGGGCTCTTCCTCTCTTTGTACCTGGTCACCGTCTTTGGGAACCTGCTCATCATCCTGGCCATCATCACAgactcccacctccacacccccatgtacctCTTTCTCTCCAACCTGTCATTGTCTGACATCTGTTTCATCTCCACCACCATCCCAAAGATGCTCCTGAACATCCAAACCCAGAGCAAAGCCATTACCTTCGCAGGCTGCATCACCCAGAtgtattttttcacagttttcaGACTTTTGGACAACTTACTCCTGAccgtgatggcctatgaccgcttcgTGGCCATCTGCCACCCCCTGCACTACACGGTCATCATGAACCTGCGGCTCTGTGCCCAGTTGCTCCTCCTGACCCGGCTCATCAGCATTCTGGGGGCCCTTCCTGAGAGTTTAACCATGTCCTGGCTCGCTTTCTGCCCCATAGTTGAAATTCAGCACTACTTCTGTGAACTCCCTGAGGTCCTCAAGCTTGCCTGCTCTGACACCTTCATCAATAATGTCATATTGTATCTTGTGACAGGTGTTATGGGCTTTTTCCCTCTCACCGGCATCCTTCTCTCTTATTCTCGAATTGTTTGTTCTGTACTGAGGATCTCAACGACAGGAGGAAAGTGCAAAGCATTTTCCACTTGTGGGTCTCACCTCTCGGTGGTCTCCTTGTTCTACGGAACCTGCCTTGGGGTCTACCTCAGCTCCACATGGACACATGACTCTCAGACAGGGGCGTTTGCCTCTGTCTTGTACACCGTGGTCACCCCCATGCTCAATCCTTTCATCTACAGCCTGAGGAACAGAGACATGAAAAGAGCTCTGAGAAAGCTTCTCTGCAACACGTTGTCTCCCCAGTGA